A genomic segment from bacterium encodes:
- a CDS encoding transposase: protein MTKRRRCYTKEFKTEAIHLVQYQVGNASEVARNFGIKQALDEIGVELAVPIERQYVGHD, encoded by the coding sequence ATGACGAAACGCAGACGATGCTATACAAAGGAATTTAAGACAGAAGCGATACATCTTGTTCAATATCAGGTCGGCAATGCTTCAGAGGTTGCCCGTAATTTTGGCATTAAACAGGCTCTTGATGAAATAGGAGTTGAACTGGCGGTGCCGATTGAACGGCAGTACGTGGGGCATGATTGA